Below is a genomic region from Deltaproteobacteria bacterium.
GATGCCGTTATCACTCCAAAACTCCGCAAGCCCCGCTTCAACAACCGTATCACCATAATGAACTGTTTTAAGTCGCCCCCCCGCACGCGTGGTGAGTTCAACAATCTTGAAAGGAATCCCCTCTTTCTTCAGGAGATGACCGGCGCTGAGTCCACTCAAACCAGCCCCAATGATCAAGACCTCGGTTTTTTCAGGAATCTTTTTCTGACAACCCCCCAAAAGAAAAAGACACAGGAGGAGTGCTAATTTTTGGCCGATCTTAGACATTGTTCGACAACATCCAACCCTTCCTCAAGTTGTTCATCGGTGATCGACAAAGGGGACAGGAAGCGGATCACATTTCCATAAAGTCCAGCGGTGAGTAACAGAACACCTTTCGACGCGGCCTTCTGGACAATGCTTGCGGCGGTATCCTTGTCCGGTTCACGCGTCGCGCGATCCTTCACAAGTTCCACAGCGATCATCGAACCCAAACCGCGAACCTCACCGATCAATGGAACCTCCTTCTCCAGCTTCTTCATCCGTTTCCAGATCTTCTCACCAATGATCTTCGATCGCTCACAAAGTCGCTTTTCCTCAAGGATCTGGATCGCAGCCAATGCTGCCACACAACTCACCGGATTTCCGCCAAACGTCCCACCGATCCCGCCGGTCTGTGGCGCATCCATGATCTCAGCGCGTCCCGTCACGGCACCAAGCGGAAGACCGTTTGAGAGCGATTTCGCCATTGTGATCAGATCCGGTTCAATCCCGTATGGTGCCGAGGTGAAGAGTGTCCCTGTTCTCCCAAATCCGGTTTGCACTTCATCCGCAATAAAAACGATCCCCTCTTTTTTACAAAAGGAAACGATCTCCTGAACAAACCGCTTCGGTTGAACAATAAATCCCCCCTCCCCCTGAACCAATTCAAGGATCACGGCAGCCACCTGATCAGGCGCAACAGTCGCCTTGAAAAAGGTCTGCCACCTCGAGAGAACCTCATCGATATGTTCCTCCTCGGAAAGTCCGGCAGGTCGTCGATACGGATAAGGTCCTGGAAAAATATAAATCTCCGGCGCAAACGGCCCAAACCCTTTTTTATACGGTAGATATTTTGAGGTGAGACTCATTGTCAGAAGGGTTCGCCCATGAAATCCATTTTGGAAGGAGATGACGGCGGGTCGTTTCGTATAACCCCTCGCAAACTTGATCGCATTCTCGACCGCCTCCGCCCCTGTATTGAAAAGGGCAGTCTTCTTTTCAAATTTCCCAGGTGTGATCTCGGCAAGTTTTTGGGCCAATTGGACATACGGCTCATACATCGCGGTCATGAAACAGGTGTGTTGAAGTTTTTCGGCCTGACTCTTAACCACTTCAACCAATTCTGTTGGACTATGACCGACATTGAGACTTCCAATCCCTCCGATGAAATCAATGAAGGTATTCCCATCGACATCGGTCAGAAGCGCCCCTGCGCCTCGTTCGACAAAAATCGAGGCGGCATGGATCGAGACAGAGGAGGAGACATAGCGACGCCGTTTTTCCAAAAGGGCACGGCTCTTCGGGCCAGGGATTTCGGTTTTGAGATGAATGTGGCCCATCAATACCAACCGATCGGATTCTCATTCAAATTCACGTAAACCTGTTTCGACTCCAGAAAATTCTCGACCCCATATTTACCCAACTCCCTGCCAGTCCCGCTCATCTTGTATCCACCCCATGGCCCCTCGACATAACAAGGCTGCATATGATTGATCCAAACCGTTCCGGCACGAACCTGCTTCACGACACGGAACGCCTTGAAGATATCCCGCGTCCAAACCGCCGCTGCCAACCCGTAATCACTCTGGTTGGCGATGGCGATCGCCTCCTTTTCATTTTCAAAAGGGATGACCGCTGCCACCGGACCGAAGATCTCTTCGCGCGCAATCTTCATGCTGTTTTTCACATCATCGAAGATCGTCGGCTCTATGAAGTAACCTTTCGCGAGCTTCCCATTCGGTCTCTTCCCACCCATGACCAGCTTCGCCCCTTCCTGAACGCCAGCCTGGATATAAGATTCGACGCGTGCGAGCTGATTCGCGGAAACAAGCGGCCCCATCTTCGACTGAGGATCCGATCCCGGGCCCAAGACAATCTTTTCTGCCTTCACCTTCATCGCCTCAACAAATTTTTTGTGGATCGAACGCTCAACCAAGATTCGAGAGCCGGCCGAACAGACCTCGCCTTGATTGATAAAGACACCGAAGAGCGCGCCATCGACCGCCGCCTCAAAATCAGAATCGGCAAAAAAGATATTCGGCGATTTTCCACCTAATTCGAGGGTGACCTTTTTTAAATTCGTATCGGCGGCAGCCCGCATAATGGAACGTCCCACCTCTGTCGACCCAGTAAAAGCGACCTTATCGACCGATCGACTCTGGGCCAGACAGGCGCCGGACACCTCTCCAACACCGGTCACAACATTCACAACCCCCTTAGGAAGATCGGTGATGCCGTCCAGAATTTTGGCGAGTTCCAGAGCCGTCAGGGGTGTGTCCTCCGCCGGCTTCAGAATCATCGTACATCCGGCAGCAAGCGCCGGTGCGAGCTTCCAGGCTGCCATGAGAAGTGGATAGTTCCAGGGGACAATGAGACCACAGACCCCAACCGGTTCCTTCACCGTAAAAGAAAACGCCTGATCCGGAACCGGGTTCACCTCGCCATAAATCTTCGTCGCCCAACCGCCAAAATATTCAAAACAGGTCGCGGCATCGGCGAGATCAAATTCGGACTCGACAAGCGGCTTCCCCATATTCAATGTCTCTAACTCGGCCAACCGTTTTGCCTCTCGTCGAAGCGCCTCGGCAATCTGAAACAAGACGCGCCCCCGTTGCTGGCCGGTTGACTCCTTCCAGGGTCCCTCATCGAAGGCCCGACGCGCCGACTGGATCGCAACGTCAATATCCTCAGTCCCCGCTTCCGGAACTGTAGCGATCACCTCGCCGGTCGCTGGATTGCGAATCTCTCTCCTCTTCCCAGCCCGGGATTTTACGAATTCACCATTGATGTACATTTTATAGTCGTTCATGAGGCCTCCTCTTAAGGAACGGATCTGTTCTTATAGGGGAACCAATAACTCTTCCTCTCCATCACATAATCGAGATGCACATGTTTCGTCTCGCGGAAGGCATCGAGCCCTTCGAGACCCAATTCTCGGCCAAAGCCACTCTGGCGCATCCCGCCGAAGGGCCCGGCATCGTTATCAGAGAGCGGATCATTGATCCAGAAACTCCCCGCCTTGATCTCCTCCATCGCCCTCATCGCCGTCTTCAGACTCCCGGTATAAATGCTCGCCCCCAAACCATAGAGGGAGTTGTTCGCCTCTTCGATCGCCTCGTCTTCTGTTTTAAAAGTGGAAATCGCAGCGATCGGCCCAAAAACCTCTTCGTTAAAGAGCGGATTATCCCGCTTCACCTTCGTAATCACCGTCGGTAGGTAATACCAACCCTTGAGTCCGGGCGCCCGCTTCCCACCATAAAGCAATTCCCCTCCCGCTTTCAGCCCCTTCTCCACCTGTTTCTCTACCTTCCTCAGCTGCTCCTCAGAAATCAACGGACCAACATCGGTCTCCGGATTCATCGGATCTCCGACGCGAATCGTTTTTGTATGCTCGACAAAACGTCGGACGAATTCCCCTGCGATCGATTCAGCAACATAAATACGTTTCGAGGAGGTGCAGACCTGACCGGCGTTAAGATAACGAGCCCAAGCGGCACCCGGGACCGCTACCTCCAGATCGGCATCTTCAAAAACAATTAATGGATCGATACTTCCGAGCTCGAGATTGACCTTCTTCACACGATCCGCCGCAAGCCGCATGATCCCCTTCCCGACCTCGGTCGAACCGGTAAAGGCGATCATGTCGACATCCGGATGGCGGACGAGCGGATCGCCCACTTCTTCACCCGTGCCTGTCACCACATTCACAACTCCAACGGGGAGCAGCTCAAAGGCCCGCGCCATTCTGAGCGTCGAGAGCGGTGTCTGCTCCGCCGGTTTGACGACAACGGTATTCCCTGCCGCGATCGCCGGCGCCACCTTCCAGGACATCAAGAGGAGCGGGAAATTAAACGGGACGATACAGGCGACCACTCCGTACGGTTCTTTGATCGTAAAATTGACCTGATGCGGAGCGACCGGTGGGAGGGAAAACCCCCTCTCATGACGACCGATCTCGGCGTAATAATCAAAACAGGCGGCGACCCATTCAACACAATCGAGGCTCTCGATGAGCGGCTTGCCTGATTCGAGGGTCAGGAGTTTTGCGATTTCTTTGTTGTCGTTTCGAATTTTCTGGGCGATTTCGTGGAGGAGATGCGCCTTCTCGACCCCCGGAATCTTCTTCCACTCTTTTTGTGCCTGTTTCGCCGCGGTAACGGCACGATCGACATCTTTTGAATCTGATTCGGGGACCTGATCGATTTTCTCAAGGGTAGAAGGATTGATGACAGGATGCGTGCGCCTCGTGAGACTCTCGCACCATTCGTTCCCGATGAAAAGTTGAGCCATGGAACACCCCCCGGACGCGATATCCCTCGTTCAGGACAGAGGCGTCAAGGGAGAAAATTCCCACACCGTCTTGTGTTAAAACCCGATCCTTCTTCTAGTCGGCACCACTGGTTTCATCAACTGCCGTATTGCATCGAATACAACCTTGAATTGGGAATCATATCTCTTCTCCAGATTTTCAAGTTTTCGGGCGAGATCTTTGTGAGTGGTCAGAATCTGGCGAAGGCGACCAAATGTTCTCATGATTTCGATATTAACGAGAATTGCCCGCCGGCTTCGAAGCACACTGGATAACATAGCGACCCCAAATTCGGTAAAGACATAAGGAAGATAGCGTCGTCCACCCCACTCATTTGAGGTGCCAATTTGGCACCTCAAGATGGCAACCTCTTGATTATGGTTGATCAACTTTTGGTTAGTACATTTTTATTGATAAACCATAAGTATTTCTAACTTTTAGCGGGCACGTTCGTGCCCACCAAAAGTTGAAATGACGTTCGCGGTTTCTTTTGACAGCACGGTTAAGCACCTTGGCTTCTACCCCATAAAGCTCCGCAAGGGTCCGATCCAGCATTACCTTCTGTCCTCGGATCAGCAGGATTTTACTCTCAACCCTCTCTGCTGGTAACAGTGTGTTCATAATTTCTCCCTCTTAAGATGGGACATCCCTTGAAGCCTGATAAGCAAATTGGATGCCACGATAGGATCGGATTAAATCAATCGAGAGAGGCTAATCCGTCCGATTTTTGGACTCAGTGTCTATTTATCGTACGGTCTTGAGGACTCAGCTCGCACCCAACGAGGTCATGAAGACCCCAATAATGATCATCACGACAAAAACCCACTGAAGTTTTGTAATCTTCTCTTTCAGGAAAAGTCTCGCGAAACCCAACGTGATCACCGGATAGGCGGCGCTGATCGGTGTCACGATCGAGGTCGGGCCGGTGCGGTAGGCGATCAAGACGCCGAGATCGCCACTCCCCATCACCGCCATCGGCAATGCGGATCGTTTCCATTCACCGGGGGCCTGCTGCTGCCCCTCCCCTTTTCTCCACTTCCCCTTGAGTAGCCCATAAAGCCCGAGGGTCAGCATCCCGCCACTGATCCCCAAAAGCGACATGTTCGATTCGCTCGAACCGGTCAGCAGATAGGCATATTTAACCGTCGTCCCTGCAACACCCCAGAGGAGGAGTGCCGTGATCGCCAACGGAACCCAGCGACCATGCTTGACCCTCTCGGTGATTTGATGTTCAGAAGGGATCGAAAGACCGATACAACTCACGATGACCATCAGAACCCCCAACATCTGGTAAGAGCTGATCTGTTCATCCAGAAAAAATTTCGCGAAGATAATTGTCAGCGCCGGATAGGCTGCAGAGATTGTCCCCACAATCGTGATCGGACCTGAAATAATTGATTCATAGTAGAGGATCCAGGCGATCCCGTCTAATGTGTAACTCAAAAGCCCAAAGAGCAGAAAGGATCGCGCCTCCGGTGCCAAGAGAGGGGTGACCTCCCCTTGGGCATACGAGTAGAGGTAGAAACAACCCATCACCAATGAACGAGCCAAGATGTAATAGAGACAGAACCGCGCCGGTGAGACATCCTCGATATATTTTTTGACGAGACCTTGACCCAACCCCCAGAAGATCATCGCGGCAATGGTCGGGGTCATCCAGACAATCATTGGATTTTCGATCATTCTCCCTTCCCTATACAATGCCCTGCACATGTCAATCTTCTTGACCTGATACTGGGCTCCTTTTAGATCAACTCCATGCGTTACGTTGTCTTAGGCGGTGCCGGTGCGATGGGGCGGATCACGATTCGAGATCTCTTCGAGACCGATCCCGATGCCGAGATCATCATCGCCGATTTTAATCTGAAAAACGCCGAAACATTGGCGGCTTCGTTTCGCTCGCGACGTGTGAAGGCTGTTTTTGCCGATATCAAAAACCGGCAGTCGTTAGTGAAGGCGTTCCAAGGATCTTTTGTCGTGATCAACTCCACCCCTTATGTCTTTAACGTCGAGGTGATGAGGGCGGCGTTGAAGGCAAGGGTTCACTACGTCGATCTCGGCGGGCTTTTTCATGTCACGCGGAAACAACTACAGCTTCACAATCAATTTAAGAAGGCGGGGCTCTTGGCCTTGCTCGGCATCGGAGCAGCCCCTGGAATCACTAACATCATGGCGGATCACGCTGCCTCTCAACTCGATCGCGTGCAGGAGATTCATATCCGATTGGGGGGCAAGGATCTGACGCGGTATGATCGTGACGTTCCAATCTCCGTTTCCTATTCCCTCGACACAATCCTCGATGAGTTCTCCATGCCACCCGCTGTTTTTCACAAAGGGCGATTCGGTTTCGTCGAACCGATGTCAGGTCGCGAGGAGCACCTGTTCCCTTCACCGGTCGGGATTCAAAAACCGATGCACACGATCCACTCGGAGGTTGCAACACTCCCACTCTCTTATAAAGATAAGGGGGTTAAAGAAGTCAGTTTCAAAATCGCCTTCGATGAGGAGTTTACCGAACGGGTGCGGTTCCTGAGGGACCTTGGACTCGCCTCACAAAAACCGGTTCAAAATGGCCAGATCAACTTTGTCCCACGAAAAATCCTTTTGAAGTTGATCTCAGAGTTACCAAAGGGAAAACCGGTCGGTCCGATCCGGCAATACGAGGTGATCCGCTCGATTGTCCTCGGCAAGGAAAAAGGGAAGAAGGTGTGCTGGTTAGTCGACTGTCACACAAAGGGGATGCCACAATGGGGGATCGGACTCGATATCGACACCGGTGCCCCTCCATCGATCGCCGCCCAGATGATCGCTCGTGGTGAAATTGATGCCTTTGGCGCCTTGCCACCGGAAAAAGTGGTCCCCCCTCAACCGTTTTTCAAAGAACTGGCCCGACGGGGAATGACCGTTAAGACAAAAAAAGTCGCCGGCTGGAGCTTTTTGTAGCAACTTCTCAAAAAAATAATCCGAGTTCCTGAGTAGAAACTGATCGGGGGATCATGTCTAGCAGCTCGCTGATCAAAGCGATCACCGTCACCTTCGGCACCAACATGCTGGCCGATCTCGCTTCGGACAGGGTCCTCCATCCAGGCTACAAACTCGATTACGGATTGCTCAATCCACTCCTCGGCCGCGATATGTATGAGCCTTTTTGGGGAACACGTCTGCAGCACCTTGTCGGTATCGCAGGATCGTTGACTTTGACCGAACATGTTTCTTCATCTATTTTTAGCTTTTTCTTGAGAAAGGCAAAAATCCTCAAGGCAACGGAAGATATCTTCAAAATCCATAAAACTCCGCTCTCCTATCTACTCCATAATTTCATCTCAGTTTTTTTGGGAGTTTTTATCTACTGTTCCCTCGATGCCCTCTTCAATCCCTTGTATAAGAAAGAAGGAGAGCGGATGGAAACATGGGAAAAAACACTCTTGCCGACTGTTGCTGGAACCCCGTGGGCCCTTATCGAACCGGTACTCGGCTACGGTCTCAAAAAGGCATTCACCCCATGGGCTTGGCTTATACCTCATGCCAGTTTGACACTGAGACAAAAAACCAGTCTTTGGGTTTCTGATCTCTTGATCCCCGATATCGCCATCTATGGAACGATCAAGGGGTTTGGATGGCACGAATACGCCGATTACGGCCTGACCGATAGCGAGTTAAAATTAAACAGGATCTATTTCGAACGGGCGAAGCCAAAAACGATTCTTTACTAACCGCGATATTCCAAAGGCGAGTGCGGCCCCGGCAATTCCGGCAAAAAAATCCTTCCATTCATTGATAAATCAAATCAAAAGTGCTTAGTAGATTGAATTCATAGGCTTGGACACCATGAACTACCTCATTTTTTCTTTGGGAATACTGCTCGTTTCCTTCTGTCTTACCTTTCTGGTCCAGACAGAAAAACAGAAGAGGTTTCTCTCCTGTGGGGGAGTCATTGCCGGATCCGTTCTCGGGATTATTCCAGCCTTGCAGGTCCTCACGAGTGGTATCCCTTCCAGGGTAACGAGCCTCGCCTCGCCGATCCCGGGGCTTGAGGTTTCACTCGGACTCGACCCTTTGAGCGCCTTTTTTCTCGTCGGCATTTACGGTCTTTCCGGTCTCGTTGGAATTTACAGCTGGGGTTATCTGAAAGATCGACGGAGGCTCCTCCGAACGGCACCCTTCTTCCCGCTTCTCGTTGCCACCATGGCGACAGTCGTCGCCGCTCGCGACGGCTTCTTTTTTCTGATCGCCTGGGAGGTGATGTCACTCGCCTCCTTTTTTCTGGTCACTGCCGAGCACGAAAATAAAGAGGTCCGTCACGCGGGATGGATTTACCTTGTGGCGACACACCTTGCGACTGCCTTTCTGATGGCCTTCTTCACCCTCCTTTATAAGAAGACAGGGACATTCTCTTTCGAGGCCTTTTCCCAGATCGGAGCTGTCTCACCAACCCTCGCCAGTCTTCTTTTCGTTTTGGCCCTTGTCGGGTTTGGAACCAAGGCGGGGATTTTCCCCCTCCACGTCTGGCTTCCTTACGCCCATCCGGCAGCCCCAAGTTATATCTCGGCGCTGATGAGTGGGGTGATGATCAAGACAGGAATTTATGGGATCCTCCGCGCGCTGACCTTTTTGGGAGTGCCACCCCTCTGGTGGGGCGAACTCCTGGTCGGCCTCGGAATCCTGTCGGCGGTCCTCGGGGTCACCTACGCCCTGATACAACACGACCTGAAACAGCTCCTCGCCTATTCCAGTGTCGAAAACATCGGGATCATCGTAACGGGAATCGGGTTGGGATTGATCGGACTTTCTCGAAACCAACCAACCCTCACGCTTCTCGGATTCGGCGGATCCCTTTTTCACGTCTGGAACCATGCTATTTTCAAGGGGCTCCTCTTTCTGGGGGCTGGAAACGTCGTGCGTGTCGTCCACAGCAGGGCGATCGATCAGCTCGGAGGGCTCTTCAAAAACATGCCGTTCACGGGGGCAACCTTTTTTATCGCCTCGGCAGCGATCTGCGGACTTCCACCTCTGAACGGTTTTATCAGCGAATGGTTGATCTACGTCGGTTTCCTGAAGGGTGTCACCTGGAGCTTCGGCCCATCCCTTTTCTTTTCTATTGCGGGAATCATTGGAATCGCCTTTTCCGGAGGACTCGCGATCGCCTGCTTCACAAAGGTTGTGGGGGTTGTCTTTTTGGGAGAACCGCGTAGCGAACAGGCGGCAATCCCCTACGAGGTCTCTCGTCTCATTCTGGCCCCGATGGTGGTACTCGCCTTCCTCTGTCTTGCGTTCGGTCTCTATCCCCAGATCATCTGGTCCGCTGTTTTTTTTACCGTCAAATCCTTGCTGCCTTATGGGGCGATAGCGGAGCAAAATAGAATCCTCACCTCACTCTCCAGTATAAACGTCATTTTTTGGTTCGGTCTCGTTTTCTTTCTCGCCCTGGGCCTTTTAACTCAACTTATTGTCGGCAAGAGGCCAATTCGTCGCGCGGTTACCTGGGACTGTGGCTATGCCTCTCCAACACAACGGATGCAATACAGCGCCTCTTCTTTTGTAGAATCATTGGGGGTTTTTTTCGCCCCTCTCCTCAAACCCCAGACAGATCTCAAGAAACCTGCCGGTCTCTTCCCGCAACCAGGAAGCTTCGCAGAACAGGCAGAGGATCTCGCCGAACGGCGCCTCTTCAGGCCGCTCTTCAAGAGGACCGATCAATCCTTTTTATTTGTCCGAAAGATGCAGCAAGGGAAGATCCAGGCTTACCTTGCCCTCATCTTTGTGACCATCCTGGCCCTTCTGTTATGGGAGGTATGGTTTGGAATTTAACGTCCCATCACTCGTGCTCCATCTCGTTTTGATCGTCACGACCCCACCGTTTTTCCTCGGGGTAATCGCAAAGACGAAGGCCTTTCTGGCTGGCAGAAAGGGACCTCCCCTGCTCCAGATCTACTACGATCTCTTAAGACTCTTTCGAAAAGGGACAGTCTACAGCCGAAGCTCCTCGATACTCCTTCGTCTTGCCCCCGTCATGATCGTCGCATCCATTTTTTCGAGCAGCCTCCTGGTCCCCTTGCTCAAGACCGCACCGATTCGGTTTGAGGGGGATCTGATCCTCTTCGCTTACCTCCTGGGGCTCGTCCGATTTATGACGATCCTCGCCGCCATGGACGTCGGTTCCAGTTTTGAGGGGATGGGGGCCAGCCGCGAGGCGAGTCTGGGGGCCCTCACAGAACTCGCCTTCTTCCTCGGGCTGGTAGCCCTTTCGGCGATGACCCGCTCGACCTCACTCACTGCGATCTTCGAGTGGGAGGGGGGACATCCTTTTTGGAACCCGGCCCTTCTAATCCTCTTCGCCACTTTTTCCCTGATCCTCTTGACCGAAAATTCCCGGATGCCGATCGATGATCCGACAACACATCTGGAACTCACGATGATCCATGAGGTGATGATCCTCGATTACAGCGGACCGGATCTGGCGCTTATCCTCTACGGAGCCTCCATGAAACTCTTCCTCTTCATGGCGTTTACCTCCTCGCTTCTCTGGCCTCCCACGACGGCTAACATCTGGATGGGGGGCGGTTGGTTGATCTTGAAGGTTACAGGGATGTCGATCGCGATCGGTCTGATCGAATCGGCGAATGCCCGCCTGCGCCTGATCAAGATCCCGCAACTCCTGGTCGCGAACTTTGTCGCCGCAGCGCTCGGTCTCGCGATTATCCTTATCGGAAGGGGGGTATAGATTATGGAATGGTTCTTGACCGGCATTATCGTGACA
It encodes:
- the gabT gene encoding 4-aminobutyrate--2-oxoglutarate transaminase, which codes for MGHIHLKTEIPGPKSRALLEKRRRYVSSSVSIHAASIFVERGAGALLTDVDGNTFIDFIGGIGSLNVGHSPTELVEVVKSQAEKLQHTCFMTAMYEPYVQLAQKLAEITPGKFEKKTALFNTGAEAVENAIKFARGYTKRPAVISFQNGFHGRTLLTMSLTSKYLPYKKGFGPFAPEIYIFPGPYPYRRPAGLSEEEHIDEVLSRWQTFFKATVAPDQVAAVILELVQGEGGFIVQPKRFVQEIVSFCKKEGIVFIADEVQTGFGRTGTLFTSAPYGIEPDLITMAKSLSNGLPLGAVTGRAEIMDAPQTGGIGGTFGGNPVSCVAALAAIQILEEKRLCERSKIIGEKIWKRMKKLEKEVPLIGEVRGLGSMIAVELVKDRATREPDKDTAASIVQKAASKGVLLLTAGLYGNVIRFLSPLSITDEQLEEGLDVVEQCLRSAKN
- a CDS encoding aldehyde dehydrogenase family protein, whose amino-acid sequence is MNDYKMYINGEFVKSRAGKRREIRNPATGEVIATVPEAGTEDIDVAIQSARRAFDEGPWKESTGQQRGRVLFQIAEALRREAKRLAELETLNMGKPLVESEFDLADAATCFEYFGGWATKIYGEVNPVPDQAFSFTVKEPVGVCGLIVPWNYPLLMAAWKLAPALAAGCTMILKPAEDTPLTALELAKILDGITDLPKGVVNVVTGVGEVSGACLAQSRSVDKVAFTGSTEVGRSIMRAAADTNLKKVTLELGGKSPNIFFADSDFEAAVDGALFGVFINQGEVCSAGSRILVERSIHKKFVEAMKVKAEKIVLGPGSDPQSKMGPLVSANQLARVESYIQAGVQEGAKLVMGGKRPNGKLAKGYFIEPTIFDDVKNSMKIAREEIFGPVAAVIPFENEKEAIAIANQSDYGLAAAVWTRDIFKAFRVVKQVRAGTVWINHMQPCYVEGPWGGYKMSGTGRELGKYGVENFLESKQVYVNLNENPIGWY
- a CDS encoding aldehyde dehydrogenase, with translation MAQLFIGNEWCESLTRRTHPVINPSTLEKIDQVPESDSKDVDRAVTAAKQAQKEWKKIPGVEKAHLLHEIAQKIRNDNKEIAKLLTLESGKPLIESLDCVEWVAACFDYYAEIGRHERGFSLPPVAPHQVNFTIKEPYGVVACIVPFNFPLLLMSWKVAPAIAAGNTVVVKPAEQTPLSTLRMARAFELLPVGVVNVVTGTGEEVGDPLVRHPDVDMIAFTGSTEVGKGIMRLAADRVKKVNLELGSIDPLIVFEDADLEVAVPGAAWARYLNAGQVCTSSKRIYVAESIAGEFVRRFVEHTKTIRVGDPMNPETDVGPLISEEQLRKVEKQVEKGLKAGGELLYGGKRAPGLKGWYYLPTVITKVKRDNPLFNEEVFGPIAAISTFKTEDEAIEEANNSLYGLGASIYTGSLKTAMRAMEEIKAGSFWINDPLSDNDAGPFGGMRQSGFGRELGLEGLDAFRETKHVHLDYVMERKSYWFPYKNRSVP
- a CDS encoding ORF6N domain-containing protein yields the protein MINHNQEVAILRCQIGTSNEWGGRRYLPYVFTEFGVAMLSSVLRSRRAILVNIEIMRTFGRLRQILTTHKDLARKLENLEKRYDSQFKVVFDAIRQLMKPVVPTRRRIGF
- a CDS encoding ORF6N domain-containing protein, with product MNTLLPAERVESKILLIRGQKVMLDRTLAELYGVEAKVLNRAVKRNRERHFNFWWARTCPLKVRNTYGLSIKMY
- a CDS encoding DMT family transporter; this translates as MIENPMIVWMTPTIAAMIFWGLGQGLVKKYIEDVSPARFCLYYILARSLVMGCFYLYSYAQGEVTPLLAPEARSFLLFGLLSYTLDGIAWILYYESIISGPITIVGTISAAYPALTIIFAKFFLDEQISSYQMLGVLMVIVSCIGLSIPSEHQITERVKHGRWVPLAITALLLWGVAGTTVKYAYLLTGSSESNMSLLGISGGMLTLGLYGLLKGKWRKGEGQQQAPGEWKRSALPMAVMGSGDLGVLIAYRTGPTSIVTPISAAYPVITLGFARLFLKEKITKLQWVFVVMIIIGVFMTSLGAS
- a CDS encoding saccharopine dehydrogenase NADP-binding domain-containing protein, which encodes MRYVVLGGAGAMGRITIRDLFETDPDAEIIIADFNLKNAETLAASFRSRRVKAVFADIKNRQSLVKAFQGSFVVINSTPYVFNVEVMRAALKARVHYVDLGGLFHVTRKQLQLHNQFKKAGLLALLGIGAAPGITNIMADHAASQLDRVQEIHIRLGGKDLTRYDRDVPISVSYSLDTILDEFSMPPAVFHKGRFGFVEPMSGREEHLFPSPVGIQKPMHTIHSEVATLPLSYKDKGVKEVSFKIAFDEEFTERVRFLRDLGLASQKPVQNGQINFVPRKILLKLISELPKGKPVGPIRQYEVIRSIVLGKEKGKKVCWLVDCHTKGMPQWGIGLDIDTGAPPSIAAQMIARGEIDAFGALPPEKVVPPQPFFKELARRGMTVKTKKVAGWSFL
- a CDS encoding NADH-quinone oxidoreductase subunit H; its protein translation is MLHLVLIVTTPPFFLGVIAKTKAFLAGRKGPPLLQIYYDLLRLFRKGTVYSRSSSILLRLAPVMIVASIFSSSLLVPLLKTAPIRFEGDLILFAYLLGLVRFMTILAAMDVGSSFEGMGASREASLGALTELAFFLGLVALSAMTRSTSLTAIFEWEGGHPFWNPALLILFATFSLILLTENSRMPIDDPTTHLELTMIHEVMILDYSGPDLALILYGASMKLFLFMAFTSSLLWPPTTANIWMGGGWLILKVTGMSIAIGLIESANARLRLIKIPQLLVANFVAAALGLAIILIGRGV